Part of the Deinococcus betulae genome is shown below.
GGGCCACCTGCGGGTGGACATCTGGTCCGATATCGCCTGCCCGTGGTGCTACATCGGCAAACGGCGGCTGGAACAGGCCCTGAAGAAGTTCGACCACCGCGATCAGGTAGAGATCGTGTGGCACAGCTTCGAGCTGGACCCTGCTGCCCCACCGGCTTTGCCTGATGGCATGCGCGAGGTCCTCGCTGGCAAGTATGGCCGCAGCCCTGCCCAGGCCCAGGAGATGATGGATCAGGTGACCCGCGTCGCCGCCGCCGATGGCCTGGAGTACCACTTTGAGCGTGCCCGGCTGGGCAGCACCTTTCTGGCCCACCAGCTCGTTCACCACGCCGCCGCGCACGGTCAGCAAGGGCCTATGAAAGAGCGACTGCTGCGCGCTTACCTCTCTGAAGGGCACCTCATGAGCGATATAAACACCCTGACGGCCCTGGCGCAGGAGATAGGGCTGGACGGCCCCCAGGCCCGCGCCGCCCTGGAAGAAGGCCGCTACGCTGGGGCCGTGCGTCAGGACGAGGCCCATGCGCGTGCGCTGGGCATCAGCGGCGTGCCGTTCTTCGTGCTGGGGGGCCGCTACGGCGTCAGCGGCGCTCAGGAGGCCGGGGTGCTGCTGGGGGCGCTGAATCAGGCCTGGGCTGAAGTGCAGCCGGCGCCGCTGGTTCAACTGGGGCGACCGGACACTGAAGGCTGTGAGGACGGCGCCTGCGCGGTGCCGGGAGCGGGCCCCCTCTAGGCCGGACCCGGTTTGAGGTGAGCGGCTGGGGCAGGCCCGTCGCTGCTG
Proteins encoded:
- a CDS encoding DsbA family oxidoreductase; protein product: MTIAFTPSVPGHLRVDIWSDIACPWCYIGKRRLEQALKKFDHRDQVEIVWHSFELDPAAPPALPDGMREVLAGKYGRSPAQAQEMMDQVTRVAAADGLEYHFERARLGSTFLAHQLVHHAAAHGQQGPMKERLLRAYLSEGHLMSDINTLTALAQEIGLDGPQARAALEEGRYAGAVRQDEAHARALGISGVPFFVLGGRYGVSGAQEAGVLLGALNQAWAEVQPAPLVQLGRPDTEGCEDGACAVPGAGPL